The Parvibaculaceae bacterium PLY_AMNH_Bact1 genome window below encodes:
- the sfsA gene encoding DNA/RNA nuclease SfsA (Derived by automated computational analysis using gene prediction method: Protein Homology. GO_function: GO:0003677 - DNA binding [Evidence IEA]; GO_process: GO:0000023 - maltose metabolic process [Evidence IEA]), whose amino-acid sequence MKFDPPLISATLLKRYKRFLADVRFDDGTQATAHCANPGSMMGLAEPGSTVWLSKSDNPKRKLAWSLELVDDERSLVGVHTGKANALVEAAVTNGDIQELSGYETLRREVKYGENSRIDLLLEDPARPTTYVEVKSVTLSRTKGLAEFPDSKTTRGAKHMAELAEMAKQGHRAVVFFLVQRSDCSRMQPAADIDPKYAESLNAALAAGVEVLCYSCRLTPAEITLDRRLKVAI is encoded by the coding sequence ATGAAATTTGACCCTCCCCTCATCTCCGCCACGCTCCTTAAGAGATACAAGCGGTTCCTTGCCGATGTGCGATTTGACGACGGCACACAGGCAACGGCTCACTGCGCCAATCCCGGCTCAATGATGGGTCTAGCAGAACCTGGCTCAACGGTCTGGCTCTCAAAAAGCGACAACCCAAAGCGGAAACTGGCCTGGTCTTTAGAGCTTGTGGATGATGAAAGGTCTTTGGTGGGAGTTCACACGGGAAAAGCCAATGCTCTGGTGGAGGCCGCGGTCACCAATGGCGATATCCAGGAACTTAGCGGGTACGAAACTCTAAGGCGTGAAGTCAAATATGGCGAAAACAGCCGCATTGACCTTTTATTGGAAGATCCCGCGCGACCAACGACCTATGTAGAGGTGAAAAGCGTTACGCTCTCACGGACAAAGGGCCTGGCCGAATTCCCAGACTCTAAGACCACACGAGGCGCAAAACACATGGCCGAACTCGCCGAAATGGCGAAGCAAGGCCACCGAGCCGTCGTTTTTTTCCTGGTCCAACGGTCAGATTGCAGCCGAATGCAACCTGCCGCAGATATTGACCCAAAATACGCAGAAAGCCTCAATGCAGCCCTTGCCGCAGGCGTTGAGGTCCTCTGTTATTCCTGTAGACTCACGCCGGCCGAGATCACGCTTGATCGACGCCTGAAAGTTGCTATCTAA
- a CDS encoding hypothetical protein (Derived by automated computational analysis using gene prediction method: GeneMarkS-2+.), translated as MKKFAAIVGIAAGMSMMSTGAMALDSNFDSMSKAGKHQFYVWCTGKDDYVEAADGSDAKDAQSKIAASAGNTCWPVWQGMVN; from the coding sequence ATGAAGAAGTTTGCTGCCATTGTGGGGATCGCTGCAGGCATGTCGATGATGAGCACTGGTGCGATGGCGCTGGATTCAAACTTCGACAGCATGTCTAAAGCTGGCAAGCACCAATTCTATGTTTGGTGCACTGGTAAAGACGACTATGTCGAAGCTGCTGATGGTTCTGATGCGAAGGACGCACAGTCCAAAATCGCAGCATCAGCCGGCAACACTTGCTGGCCTGTCTGGCAGGGCATGGTCAACTAA
- a CDS encoding site-specific integrase (Derived by automated computational analysis using gene prediction method: Protein Homology.), whose protein sequence is MAKHVIMGGKVHVYKRDGSSSWQCSTYLDGKNRRTTTKEESLSRAKDFAEDWYLELRGKSRRGEIKDEKTFAFAAQQYEREYEIITDGNRSPIYVKGNKRRLKKYLLPFFGDLGLSEVTSGKVQEYRIHRMEHAPDGKPPARSTMHQEIVALRQVLKTAIRHGWLQHLPDLSMPYKTAGKISHRAWFSPDEYKQLYEATRRRARAAKGTRNAWNCAQLHDFVLFMANTGLRPDEVRHIQYRDVSVVHDEDTDETILEIEVRGKRGVGYCKSTVGAVRPFQRLVERNSPQPTDLLFSVRHTTQLNNVLAEEDLKFDRQGNRRTAYSLRHTYICLRLMEGADIYQIAKNCRTSVEMIEKYYAAHIKTSLNAAAINVRRPRKRAVNEVEVEDHLDP, encoded by the coding sequence ATGGCGAAACACGTGATCATGGGAGGGAAAGTCCACGTTTATAAACGGGACGGGAGTAGCAGCTGGCAATGTTCAACTTATCTAGACGGGAAGAACCGACGGACGACGACCAAAGAGGAGAGCCTCTCCCGTGCGAAGGACTTTGCTGAGGATTGGTATTTAGAGCTCCGAGGCAAAAGCCGTCGCGGGGAGATCAAGGATGAGAAGACATTTGCCTTCGCCGCTCAGCAGTATGAGCGGGAATACGAGATCATCACCGATGGCAATCGAAGTCCGATCTATGTCAAAGGCAACAAGCGACGGCTGAAGAAATACCTGCTGCCCTTTTTTGGAGACCTTGGTCTTTCAGAAGTGACATCCGGCAAGGTTCAGGAGTATCGCATCCATCGCATGGAGCATGCGCCTGATGGAAAGCCTCCGGCACGTAGTACTATGCATCAGGAAATTGTTGCACTGCGGCAGGTGTTGAAAACAGCCATCCGCCACGGTTGGCTTCAACATCTGCCTGACCTTTCCATGCCTTACAAGACGGCTGGGAAAATCTCCCATAGGGCTTGGTTTTCACCGGACGAATACAAGCAGCTATACGAGGCCACGCGCCGTCGGGCGAGAGCTGCGAAGGGTACGCGAAATGCCTGGAATTGCGCGCAACTTCATGACTTCGTCCTGTTTATGGCCAACACAGGGTTGCGCCCAGACGAAGTCAGACACATCCAATATAGAGATGTGTCCGTCGTCCATGACGAGGACACCGATGAAACTATCCTTGAAATTGAAGTGCGCGGGAAGCGTGGCGTGGGATATTGCAAGAGCACGGTTGGGGCTGTTCGGCCCTTTCAACGGTTGGTTGAAAGGAACAGTCCCCAGCCGACAGACCTTCTTTTCAGCGTGAGGCATACCACCCAACTCAACAATGTGCTTGCGGAGGAAGACCTTAAATTTGATCGCCAAGGCAATAGGCGCACCGCTTATAGCCTTCGGCATACCTACATCTGCCTAAGGCTCATGGAGGGGGCGGATATCTACCAGATTGCAAAGAACTGCCGGACGAGTGTGGAGATGATTGAGAAGTACTATGCGGCGCACATCAAAACATCGTTGAACGCTGCGGCGATCAATGTTCGTCGCCCTCGAAAGCGAGCTGTCAACGAGGTTGAGGTGGAAGACCATCTTGATCCCTGA
- a CDS encoding molybdopterin-binding protein (Derived by automated computational analysis using gene prediction method: Protein Homology.): MSETGSARLVTAAVLLIGDEILSGRTKDANLNFIATYLGDIGIQVREARVVIDDQDKIAEAVNALRNAYDYVFTTGGIGPTHDDITADSVAHAFGVSIDKHPEAMDILTRHYEETGGEFTEARQRMARIPDGATLIPNSVSKAPGFQLENVFVMAGIPIIVQVMMDALADRLEGGARMISKTIDCFVGESAVADELGAIQERYPTVGIGSYPFFRDKQYGTSLVLRSVESDQLEEALKATFDLATSVGGKPVERGS, encoded by the coding sequence ATGTCTGAAACCGGCTCAGCCCGCCTTGTGACTGCCGCCGTACTGCTTATCGGAGACGAAATCCTGAGCGGTCGGACGAAGGATGCTAACCTGAACTTTATCGCAACCTACCTTGGGGATATTGGCATTCAGGTGCGTGAAGCCCGGGTTGTGATCGATGACCAGGACAAGATCGCAGAGGCTGTGAACGCGCTCCGTAATGCTTACGATTATGTCTTCACAACCGGCGGTATCGGGCCCACTCATGATGACATTACGGCGGACTCAGTGGCTCATGCTTTTGGGGTTTCAATCGACAAACATCCCGAAGCGATGGACATTCTGACCCGCCACTATGAAGAGACGGGTGGAGAATTTACCGAAGCGCGCCAGCGCATGGCCCGCATTCCCGATGGGGCGACATTGATTCCCAATTCAGTGAGCAAAGCACCCGGCTTTCAATTGGAGAACGTCTTTGTCATGGCTGGTATTCCCATCATCGTCCAGGTGATGATGGATGCACTGGCAGACCGTCTTGAAGGTGGTGCTCGCATGATCAGCAAGACCATCGACTGTTTTGTGGGGGAAAGCGCTGTTGCAGATGAGTTGGGGGCGATCCAGGAGAGGTATCCGACCGTTGGCATTGGGAGCTACCCGTTTTTCCGCGATAAGCAGTATGGGACCTCGCTGGTTTTGCGGTCCGTCGAATCGGATCAGCTTGAAGAAGCACTAAAAGCGACGTTTGACCTTGCGACAAGTGTTGGGGGAAAGCCGGTCGAGCGGGGGAGTTGA
- the map gene encoding type I methionyl aminopeptidase (Derived by automated computational analysis using gene prediction method: Protein Homology. GO_process: GO:0036211 - protein modification process [Evidence IEA]), whose amino-acid sequence MMTDLADHDIQEMGQLKIHGADAFEKMRIVGKLAAGALDMLATRIVPGITTDQIDQWAFEYAMDHECIPAPLHYRGFRKSCCTSVNHVVCHGIPGDRVLRDGDAVNVDVTLIKDGWHGDTNRMYYVGKVNRKVERLCDITYEAMMRGIAAAKPGATLGDIGAAIQTYAEGERCSVVREFCGHGIGRVFHDIPNVLHYGRPGEGMALHEGMFFTVEPMINSGKAAVKMLNDGWTAVTRDRSLSAQFEHTIGITADGAEIFTSSPTGLDHPPYG is encoded by the coding sequence ATGATGACCGACCTCGCCGACCATGACATCCAAGAGATGGGCCAGCTAAAAATCCATGGAGCCGACGCATTTGAAAAAATGCGCATTGTCGGCAAGCTGGCAGCGGGCGCTCTCGACATGCTGGCGACCCGAATTGTTCCAGGCATAACCACTGACCAGATTGATCAATGGGCCTTCGAATATGCGATGGATCACGAATGCATCCCCGCCCCGCTACACTATCGCGGCTTTCGGAAATCCTGCTGCACGTCCGTCAATCACGTCGTTTGTCATGGCATTCCCGGAGACCGGGTCTTGCGTGACGGCGACGCAGTGAATGTCGACGTCACACTCATTAAGGACGGTTGGCATGGTGATACCAACCGCATGTATTACGTTGGCAAGGTCAATCGCAAAGTCGAACGGCTCTGCGACATAACTTACGAAGCCATGATGCGCGGCATCGCCGCGGCGAAACCTGGCGCGACACTCGGAGACATTGGCGCAGCGATCCAAACCTATGCTGAGGGTGAACGTTGCTCTGTTGTGCGTGAGTTTTGCGGCCATGGTATTGGCAGGGTCTTTCACGATATTCCAAACGTACTGCACTATGGTCGCCCAGGCGAAGGCATGGCGCTTCATGAAGGCATGTTCTTCACCGTCGAGCCCATGATCAATTCCGGCAAAGCCGCAGTCAAAATGCTGAACGATGGGTGGACCGCGGTGACCCGCGATAGATCTCTCTCAGCACAGTTTGAACACACGATCGGCATTACCGCCGACGGCGCGGAGATTTTCACCTCATCGCCCACCGGGCTCGATCATCCGCCCT
- a CDS encoding hypothetical protein (Derived by automated computational analysis using gene prediction method: GeneMarkS-2+.): MAVHTNLVPDHLDFSAYIGRLMELKRDADRNKIAPNWIKVYQELPAEIEVPSEFIENAAERIHVTIDESLANILRTSGVYLSDIEFVVEIANNVEIRSSAIADRVIKGSRLKRFEKTISGAIRPALEAVFREMGISSESGLRSAIIRKTSREWARILVNKNVMLQEIVNVRCEIIRK, from the coding sequence ATGGCAGTGCACACGAATTTGGTACCTGACCATCTAGACTTTAGTGCATACATCGGGCGACTTATGGAGCTCAAAAGAGACGCAGACAGAAACAAAATCGCGCCGAATTGGATCAAAGTTTACCAAGAACTACCTGCTGAAATAGAAGTGCCCAGTGAGTTCATAGAAAACGCAGCGGAACGTATTCACGTAACCATTGATGAGTCGCTTGCGAATATCCTTAGGACAAGCGGTGTCTATTTATCTGACATCGAGTTTGTTGTTGAGATTGCAAATAATGTAGAAATTCGATCATCAGCGATTGCAGATCGTGTCATCAAGGGGAGCCGCTTGAAACGCTTCGAAAAAACTATCAGCGGTGCGATCCGTCCTGCTTTAGAGGCCGTTTTTCGAGAAATGGGAATATCCTCGGAGAGCGGGCTTAGATCCGCCATAATTCGAAAAACATCACGGGAATGGGCCAGGATACTCGTGAACAAGAACGTCATGCTCCAAGAAATTGTCAACGTTCGTTGCGAAATAATCCGAAAGTAA
- a CDS encoding type IV secretory system conjugative DNA transfer family protein (Derived by automated computational analysis using gene prediction method: Protein Homology. GO_component: GO:0016020 - membrane [Evidence IEA]) yields MPDSNNKTGTAKILAPLEMLGAGIVRAWELSRQYLEDQQLQKCQAHIKACITRAEPHQDEPEIADILVSIPDTWEEMALPETKALERRVCVKLDALSEQAAQAIASAEKEAEAQAVRTKRCAEILSLMNDESSVAEFNAGEVLKKEHLENFRRVLKSSGPRGKGVVDQIDDAELQATAANNYPKNISFSCAVGQIPETQRQLLRIGAVLLKHDIIDPEWIELALAGAIFEFGKARVSQRPDSTSRAQKIALNTLIESLPVYLVDSGQLQEDIAHLSNQLQTKHPNTPAAQELANLAGGGAAWLTGADIPKSIYNPAMGDGLFLGALEDGTFLNYDGEGSLFTIAPPGAGKSRCQVIPNLLTYSGPAIVLDIKGECYSDTAGFRSQRYGKVIRFAPHDKENSARYNPLDFVRNDPEHLASDARKMADMLIVSNNAKDPYWDNKGRDFLTAYIAFIALLSEGDKERNMASVMDMMSPTADMLENAIEALRDTGIKFLERMANQMETIPQKQRESAMDVARTHLSAWDLGDLDALTTHCDWKPEEFRNQDNPPTLYLCIQPEDIGRFASVIRVIIGQHLEHFLKELPEDVEKPIVFFLDEAPQLGNFEPLPKAASLGRQYGLQLWLFAQNRDQIEKAYQNAETILGNAVVQCWMNCDEDAAANLERNLGRSRGLLDGMEKPLVQSHEIRGPEYNDKIILVGRGQKPARLQKHMVFNDETLSPLLGLDVLATEDIVHVEESSYSADEHKPVDAGDVSSPEQADTSQPN; encoded by the coding sequence ATGCCGGACAGCAACAACAAGACCGGAACTGCCAAAATCCTCGCACCGCTGGAAATGCTCGGTGCTGGCATTGTCAGAGCATGGGAACTGAGCCGCCAATACCTCGAAGACCAGCAGCTGCAGAAATGCCAAGCCCACATAAAAGCGTGCATTACTAGAGCAGAGCCCCACCAGGATGAGCCGGAAATCGCGGATATACTGGTCTCCATCCCGGACACCTGGGAAGAAATGGCCCTGCCGGAAACCAAAGCCCTGGAGCGCCGTGTTTGTGTGAAACTGGATGCACTATCGGAACAGGCAGCACAAGCCATAGCTTCAGCAGAGAAGGAAGCAGAAGCCCAGGCCGTTCGCACAAAACGCTGCGCCGAAATCCTATCTCTGATGAATGATGAATCCTCAGTCGCAGAGTTCAACGCAGGTGAGGTTCTGAAGAAAGAGCACCTTGAAAACTTCAGGAGAGTGCTCAAAAGCAGTGGCCCGCGTGGCAAGGGTGTTGTCGATCAAATTGATGATGCGGAACTTCAAGCGACGGCAGCCAACAACTACCCAAAGAACATTTCCTTTAGTTGTGCAGTTGGCCAAATCCCTGAAACACAGAGGCAGCTTCTGCGGATAGGTGCGGTTCTCCTAAAACATGACATCATCGACCCTGAATGGATTGAGCTTGCCTTAGCAGGAGCAATATTTGAGTTCGGAAAGGCGCGCGTTTCCCAGCGCCCCGATAGCACAAGCCGCGCTCAAAAAATCGCCCTTAACACGCTGATAGAATCCTTGCCTGTCTACCTGGTTGATTCCGGCCAATTGCAGGAAGACATTGCTCATCTTTCCAATCAGCTTCAGACCAAGCACCCCAACACGCCAGCAGCACAGGAACTCGCCAACCTGGCAGGCGGCGGTGCAGCCTGGCTAACCGGGGCAGATATTCCAAAGAGCATCTACAATCCAGCTATGGGCGACGGATTGTTCTTAGGTGCATTGGAAGATGGCACCTTTCTGAACTATGACGGTGAGGGGTCACTCTTCACCATCGCCCCTCCCGGCGCAGGCAAAAGCCGCTGCCAGGTGATCCCGAACCTGCTGACCTATAGCGGCCCAGCAATCGTCCTCGACATCAAGGGTGAGTGTTATAGCGACACCGCCGGGTTCCGTTCCCAGCGCTATGGCAAAGTCATTCGCTTCGCACCTCACGATAAAGAAAACTCTGCTCGCTATAACCCGCTCGACTTTGTGAGAAACGATCCAGAGCATCTTGCATCTGATGCCCGCAAGATGGCGGACATGCTGATCGTTTCCAACAATGCAAAAGACCCGTATTGGGACAACAAGGGTCGAGACTTCCTTACTGCCTACATCGCCTTTATCGCCCTCCTCTCAGAGGGGGACAAAGAGCGCAACATGGCGTCGGTCATGGACATGATGTCGCCAACCGCTGACATGCTTGAAAACGCAATAGAGGCACTCAGAGATACTGGCATTAAGTTTCTGGAGCGGATGGCAAATCAAATGGAGACCATCCCCCAGAAACAGCGAGAGTCCGCAATGGACGTTGCTCGTACCCATCTCAGCGCATGGGACTTGGGCGACCTGGACGCTCTGACGACCCATTGCGACTGGAAGCCCGAAGAGTTCAGAAACCAGGACAACCCACCAACCCTTTACCTCTGCATACAGCCGGAAGACATAGGCAGGTTTGCGTCAGTGATCCGTGTCATCATCGGCCAACATCTGGAACATTTCCTGAAAGAGCTTCCGGAGGACGTTGAGAAACCTATCGTCTTCTTCCTCGACGAAGCACCACAGCTTGGAAATTTCGAACCTCTTCCCAAAGCCGCATCACTTGGGCGGCAATATGGCTTGCAACTCTGGTTGTTTGCACAAAACCGAGACCAGATTGAAAAGGCTTATCAGAATGCTGAGACCATCCTCGGCAACGCCGTTGTTCAGTGTTGGATGAATTGCGACGAAGATGCAGCAGCCAATCTGGAAAGAAACCTCGGCAGATCAAGAGGCCTGCTTGATGGCATGGAGAAGCCGCTCGTACAGTCACACGAAATACGCGGACCCGAGTACAACGACAAAATCATCCTTGTTGGCAGAGGGCAAAAGCCCGCAAGACTTCAAAAACACATGGTGTTCAATGACGAAACCCTGAGCCCACTTCTTGGGCTAGATGTTCTTGCTACCGAGGATATCGTTCATGTGGAGGAGAGCTCTTATTCTGCCGACGAACATAAGCCGGTTGACGCTGGCGACGTGAGCAGTCCCGAGCAAGCCGACACCAGTCAGCCCAACTGA
- a CDS encoding hypothetical protein (Derived by automated computational analysis using gene prediction method: GeneMarkS-2+.) — MNDAYADLKKLRHVRVDGNAALEYLAEHVDALVYELQLKKQKLEHLQASYTALNQVRLYFQNDYRDVELDRFRRSLNETISEASTHADRATAATVRELFDNAVSHCIESGHLYETSRKDATQWLELAATARVSAKHYYCTLNGAHHNPHQ, encoded by the coding sequence ATGAACGATGCCTATGCTGATCTAAAAAAACTCCGTCATGTGCGCGTCGATGGCAACGCTGCTCTTGAATATCTCGCAGAGCATGTCGATGCGTTGGTCTATGAACTGCAACTTAAGAAGCAGAAACTAGAGCACCTGCAAGCCTCATACACCGCTTTGAATCAGGTACGGCTGTATTTCCAGAATGACTACAGAGATGTGGAACTAGATCGCTTTAGAAGAAGCTTAAACGAAACGATCTCGGAAGCTTCCACCCACGCAGATAGGGCCACTGCCGCCACAGTGAGGGAGCTCTTCGACAATGCCGTCAGCCACTGTATCGAGTCAGGTCACCTATATGAAACCAGTCGTAAAGATGCAACTCAATGGCTTGAACTCGCAGCAACAGCCAGAGTTTCAGCCAAGCACTACTACTGTACTTTGAATGGCGCCCACCACAATCCACATCAGTGA
- a CDS encoding phage infection protein (Derived by automated computational analysis using gene prediction method: GeneMarkS-2+.), with the protein MEKIKISFEHCYGIRKMDAEFDFTKKLAQLIYAPNGAMKSSFAMTFKDHGTTTPSRDRIYIDRETKRSILDHEDNELAAEAVFVIEPYDAGYQSGRVSTLLVNKDLKAEYDSILKSIQEKQDALITKLKKTSGVRAGLEEILSIVISKKEGNLLRALDRVRSEVKDDPFDKSLEGIKYGSLFNGKVEAFLADPDLKAALEDYTATYDTLLEKSRFFRKGVFNHYQAGEIAKQLKNHGFFQAEHKVYLHSETEDTKVETEKELEKLISEELGAILSDDTLKGKFEKIDKKLTNKELRDFREFLLSNQTLIPRLQKPDVFKEDLLKSYLMIHKEDFEELMDEFSGGKKRLDEIAQEASGQATKWQEVINIFNRRFSVPFKVSIENKQDVILKRSTPNIGFTFEDDSAQPISVSRDQLVDVLSNGERRALYILNIIFEVEARKSEGVPTLFIIDDIADSFDYKNKYAIVEYLSDILVEPNFRQIILTHNYDFYRTVWKRLDLGGANFHVSKTSEKVELSNEKMYRDPFEKWKAIANTEDKTDALLAMIPFVRNLADYCGFKEESGRLTSLLHQKADSNAITLSDLFAIYKKVLNGQEFETELALDTAVIPLLLDTAKTIAETGEIALDLEKKVVLSIAIRLSAETKMIKVINDEAFVNGITKNQTAKLLRKLKEVVGEDDVHASLIVLMDRVNLMTPENIHLNSFMYEPILDMSAEHLAQLHNELIAACTA; encoded by the coding sequence GTGGAAAAAATCAAGATCTCTTTTGAGCACTGCTATGGCATTCGAAAGATGGATGCCGAGTTCGATTTTACAAAGAAGCTTGCGCAACTTATCTACGCGCCAAACGGCGCAATGAAATCATCATTCGCGATGACGTTCAAAGACCACGGAACGACGACACCATCGCGCGACCGGATTTACATCGACCGAGAGACCAAGCGATCTATTTTGGATCATGAAGACAACGAGCTTGCTGCCGAGGCTGTATTTGTCATAGAGCCCTACGATGCTGGATATCAGTCCGGACGTGTATCGACGCTTCTCGTGAACAAGGACCTAAAGGCAGAGTACGACTCCATCTTGAAGTCGATTCAGGAAAAACAAGACGCCCTGATTACAAAACTAAAAAAGACATCGGGTGTACGTGCGGGTCTTGAAGAAATTCTTTCGATAGTCATTTCGAAAAAGGAAGGCAATTTGCTTCGCGCGCTCGACCGCGTTCGTTCCGAGGTTAAGGATGATCCATTTGATAAGTCGCTTGAGGGAATCAAATATGGCTCTCTTTTCAACGGCAAGGTTGAAGCCTTTTTAGCTGACCCAGACCTGAAAGCTGCATTGGAGGATTATACTGCCACCTATGACACTCTTTTGGAAAAGTCGCGCTTCTTCAGGAAAGGTGTTTTCAACCACTATCAGGCTGGAGAAATTGCAAAGCAGCTAAAGAATCATGGGTTCTTCCAAGCTGAGCACAAGGTGTACCTACACTCTGAAACCGAAGATACGAAGGTCGAAACGGAGAAAGAATTAGAGAAGCTAATTTCAGAAGAATTGGGGGCTATCCTTTCGGATGACACACTGAAGGGGAAATTTGAAAAAATCGACAAAAAGCTCACCAATAAGGAACTTAGAGACTTTCGGGAATTTCTCCTTTCGAACCAAACACTGATACCGCGCTTACAGAAGCCCGACGTGTTCAAAGAGGATTTGTTGAAGTCCTACCTGATGATCCACAAGGAAGACTTTGAAGAGCTCATGGATGAGTTTTCGGGAGGCAAAAAACGGCTGGACGAGATCGCTCAAGAAGCATCAGGTCAAGCGACAAAATGGCAGGAGGTGATCAATATCTTCAACCGTCGCTTTTCAGTCCCCTTCAAAGTGAGCATTGAAAACAAGCAAGACGTTATTCTGAAGCGGTCGACGCCGAATATTGGCTTCACATTTGAGGACGATTCAGCGCAACCGATATCAGTAAGCCGCGATCAGCTTGTTGACGTGTTGAGCAATGGTGAGCGGCGGGCGCTATATATTCTCAACATCATTTTTGAGGTGGAGGCGCGTAAGAGCGAAGGGGTGCCTACGCTGTTCATCATTGATGATATCGCCGACTCGTTCGACTACAAGAACAAATACGCCATTGTTGAATACCTAAGCGACATACTAGTTGAACCGAATTTTCGGCAAATCATACTGACGCACAACTACGACTTTTATAGGACTGTTTGGAAGCGCTTAGATCTAGGCGGCGCCAATTTTCACGTCTCTAAGACATCTGAAAAAGTTGAGCTGTCTAACGAGAAAATGTATCGCGATCCTTTTGAAAAATGGAAAGCAATCGCCAATACAGAAGATAAAACTGATGCCCTGTTGGCCATGATCCCATTCGTGAGGAACTTGGCGGACTATTGTGGTTTTAAGGAAGAGTCAGGCAGGCTTACGAGCCTCCTGCATCAGAAAGCGGATAGCAATGCGATAACGCTTTCTGATCTTTTTGCCATCTATAAGAAGGTCCTAAATGGGCAGGAATTTGAAACGGAATTAGCATTAGATACAGCCGTGATACCGCTTCTTCTCGACACCGCAAAGACTATTGCCGAGACTGGTGAAATTGCACTCGATCTCGAGAAGAAAGTCGTTCTATCGATAGCAATCCGCCTTTCCGCCGAAACAAAGATGATTAAGGTCATCAATGATGAGGCGTTCGTAAATGGCATTACCAAAAACCAGACAGCGAAGCTTCTTCGTAAGCTGAAAGAGGTTGTTGGCGAAGATGATGTGCATGCATCACTGATCGTGCTTATGGATCGCGTGAACTTGATGACACCCGAAAACATTCACCTGAATTCGTTCATGTATGAACCTATACTCGACATGTCCGCGGAGCATTTGGCGCAGCTTCACAATGAGCTGATAGCCGCCTGTACCGCTTGA
- a CDS encoding hypothetical protein (Derived by automated computational analysis using gene prediction method: GeneMarkS-2+.), with translation MLKWSEIQVLVRVLGEKTAFLYLWAGHAIYIAIALLSSFHWTFTNGITEFLVNQVELPLFFILGFIHALSYFIGRHLYFSGAPECIAKERPNGDINREMEKNREALWEELQHSVEILTKSGKLQTERVLGIQEEDVPDGKYDSVLDTIAEEVLNAPERARLYDNFRNQLQVSNIAGLDVSRPWVRGLCMGFLSLSLFAWAAHVLKLLLWSISSIDLK, from the coding sequence ATGCTGAAGTGGAGCGAAATTCAAGTCCTGGTGCGAGTGCTAGGAGAGAAAACGGCCTTCTTGTATCTCTGGGCCGGCCACGCAATTTACATTGCGATAGCTCTACTCAGTTCCTTCCATTGGACTTTCACCAATGGAATTACAGAGTTCCTTGTTAATCAGGTTGAACTTCCTCTATTTTTCATACTTGGTTTCATCCATGCGCTATCCTATTTCATAGGAAGACACCTGTATTTCTCCGGCGCACCCGAGTGTATTGCGAAAGAACGCCCAAACGGCGACATAAACAGAGAAATGGAGAAGAATCGGGAAGCACTTTGGGAGGAACTCCAACACAGCGTTGAGATTCTAACGAAAAGTGGAAAACTCCAAACAGAGCGGGTCCTAGGGATTCAAGAAGAAGATGTTCCTGATGGAAAATACGACTCTGTACTAGATACGATAGCAGAAGAAGTGTTGAACGCTCCCGAAAGAGCACGCCTCTATGACAATTTCAGAAACCAACTGCAAGTTAGCAACATTGCAGGCTTAGATGTTTCACGCCCATGGGTGCGTGGGCTTTGTATGGGCTTTCTTAGCCTGTCCCTCTTCGCCTGGGCCGCTCATGTATTAAAGCTCCTGCTTTGGAGCATCTCTTCTATAGACCTTAAATAG